In a single window of the Phocoena phocoena chromosome 14, mPhoPho1.1, whole genome shotgun sequence genome:
- the IL36G gene encoding interleukin-36 gamma has product MDSPEIGEFFDSNQQAWILKGRTLVIAPLNNSVTPVIVTIMPCKNPGSVEEDRRIPIYLGIKDPEMCLCCEDARGQPKLQLKDQDILDLYNRPEPMKPFLFYRSQTGSTSTFESVAFPGWFIASSSEKGQPIFLTSNLGKMHTTAFRIDLFNSA; this is encoded by the exons ATGGATTCACCTGAGATTGGAGAATTCTTTGACTCGAATCAGCAGGCGTGGATCCTTAAGGGCCGGACCCTCGTGATAGCTCCATTGAACAACAGTGTGACTCCAG TCATTGTCACTATTATGCCGTGCAAGAATCCAGGCTCTGTTGAGGAAGACAGAAGGATTCCCATTTATTTGGGAATAAAGGATCCAGAAATGTGTCTGTGTTGTGAGGACGCCAGAGGACAGCCCAAATTGCAGCTGAAG GACCAGGATATACTGGATCTGTACAACCGACCTGAGCCCATGAAGCCCTTCCTTTTCTACCGTAGCCAGACAGGCAGTACCTCCACCTTTGAGTCCGTGGCCTTTCCTGGCTGGTTCATCGCCTCCTCCTCCGAGAAAGGCCAGCCCATCTTTCTCACTTCGAACCTGGGGAAAATGCACACTACTGCCTTCCGTATAGACTTATTTAACTCAGCCTAG